One genomic segment of Arthrobacter sp. Marseille-P9274 includes these proteins:
- a CDS encoding alpha/beta fold hydrolase translates to MVAELWPGVPAAWSRRVRVPSTAAADPAGTVHAWHLLDNGAELAERGITPEGTLLCVHGNPTWSYLWRTVLAAAGERDKPWRVVAVDQLDMGFSRRTGRFRRLADRITDLGDLTAELGLEGPVVTVGHDWGGLISLGWALGHRDQLAAVVLTNTAVHPGGFEVPAPLQLALHPAVHQWGTTTSAAFLRVTHALAHPALDKGVRRTFMAPYLNAARREGVGNFVADIPADPSAPSWPALAEVSEGIRGLDVPALILWGPKDPVFSDRYLRDLLERMPHAAVHRFEGAGHLLPEDRDIAAPVFDWLEGTVVPARSGSAAEMDRGTDRRAGIHAAGQTAEAGREETYRPMLAELDERRTDSSPAVVDMAPLEAPNAGPRTLSWSELAGQVDLLARGLRAHGVRPGDRISLLVPPGIELTSLIYACLRIGAVVVVADAGLGTTGLSRAIKGAGPAFLIGIERALGGARLLNWPGRRISVAELPPGKRRLYNVGATLAELLAAGASEGRPAATDGTPAPDDDAAVLFTSGSTGPAKGVAYTHRQLAAMRDTLKDTYKLEAGTALVAGFAPFALLGPALGATSVTPAMDVTAPKTLTAAALADAAAAVQATAVFASPAALANVLATADGLRPEHRAALDKVELLLSAGAPIPEPLLSRVQQLVPAASLHTPYGMTEALPVTDISLPGIRAAGAGNGVCVGTPVVGARVAIAGLDALGVPGDEPSAEPGTTGEILVSAPHVKDRYDRLWITQAHSASLPGWHRTGDVGHLDADGRLWVEGRLAHVITSSGGVITPVAAEQAAETHDGVRLAAVVGVGPAGAQVPVAVLETVPRVRRPGPAPQELTRAVRSAVARATGVELTAVLVLPELPTDIRHNSKIDRAKLSAWASRALAGGRISAP, encoded by the coding sequence GTGGTAGCAGAGCTCTGGCCCGGCGTACCGGCCGCCTGGTCCCGCCGTGTCCGCGTCCCGTCCACCGCCGCCGCGGACCCCGCCGGCACCGTCCACGCGTGGCACCTGCTCGACAACGGCGCCGAACTGGCCGAGCGCGGCATCACGCCCGAAGGGACGCTGCTGTGCGTCCACGGCAACCCGACCTGGTCCTATCTCTGGCGTACCGTGCTCGCCGCCGCCGGGGAGCGGGACAAGCCGTGGAGGGTGGTCGCCGTCGACCAGCTGGACATGGGCTTCTCCCGGCGGACCGGCCGCTTCCGCCGCCTCGCGGACCGCATCACGGACCTGGGCGACCTGACCGCGGAACTCGGCCTGGAGGGCCCGGTCGTCACCGTCGGCCACGACTGGGGCGGCCTCATCTCGCTCGGCTGGGCGCTGGGGCACCGCGACCAGCTGGCCGCCGTGGTGCTGACCAACACGGCCGTGCACCCGGGCGGCTTCGAGGTGCCGGCACCCCTGCAGCTGGCGCTGCATCCGGCCGTCCACCAGTGGGGAACGACGACGTCGGCGGCCTTCCTGCGCGTGACCCACGCCCTGGCGCATCCTGCCTTGGACAAGGGCGTCCGGCGGACCTTCATGGCTCCCTACCTGAACGCCGCCCGCCGCGAGGGCGTCGGCAATTTCGTAGCCGACATCCCCGCCGATCCGTCCGCACCCAGCTGGCCCGCCCTGGCCGAGGTCTCTGAAGGCATCCGCGGCCTGGACGTCCCGGCGCTGATCCTGTGGGGTCCCAAGGACCCGGTGTTCTCCGACCGCTACCTCCGAGACCTGCTGGAGCGGATGCCGCACGCCGCCGTGCACCGCTTCGAGGGCGCCGGCCACCTGCTGCCCGAAGACCGGGACATCGCGGCTCCGGTCTTCGACTGGCTCGAAGGCACCGTGGTTCCCGCGCGCTCCGGCTCTGCGGCCGAAATGGACCGCGGTACCGATCGCCGCGCCGGAATCCACGCCGCGGGGCAAACCGCGGAAGCCGGTCGCGAGGAGACCTACCGCCCGATGCTCGCCGAACTCGACGAGCGCCGCACGGATAGCTCCCCCGCCGTCGTCGATATGGCCCCGCTGGAGGCTCCGAACGCGGGCCCGCGAACCCTCTCCTGGTCCGAGCTGGCGGGGCAGGTGGATCTGCTCGCCCGGGGCCTGCGGGCCCACGGCGTCCGCCCGGGCGACCGGATCAGCCTGCTGGTCCCCCCGGGGATCGAGCTGACCTCGCTCATCTACGCCTGCCTCAGGATCGGTGCCGTCGTGGTCGTGGCGGACGCCGGCCTGGGCACCACCGGGCTCAGCCGAGCCATCAAGGGCGCAGGCCCGGCCTTCCTCATCGGCATCGAGCGGGCCCTCGGGGGTGCGCGCCTGCTCAACTGGCCCGGCCGGCGCATCAGCGTCGCGGAGCTGCCGCCGGGCAAGCGGCGGCTGTACAACGTCGGGGCCACGCTGGCCGAACTGCTGGCCGCGGGAGCCTCCGAGGGCCGCCCGGCCGCGACGGATGGAACGCCGGCGCCGGACGACGACGCGGCCGTCCTCTTCACTTCCGGGTCCACCGGCCCGGCCAAGGGCGTGGCCTACACGCACCGGCAGCTGGCGGCGATGCGGGATACCCTCAAGGACACCTACAAACTTGAGGCCGGGACCGCCCTGGTCGCCGGCTTCGCGCCGTTCGCCCTGCTCGGTCCGGCGCTGGGCGCCACCTCCGTCACACCGGCCATGGACGTGACCGCACCGAAAACGCTGACCGCGGCCGCGCTGGCCGACGCGGCGGCCGCGGTGCAGGCCACCGCCGTGTTCGCCTCGCCCGCCGCGCTGGCCAACGTCCTGGCCACCGCGGACGGCCTGCGCCCGGAACACCGCGCCGCGCTGGACAAAGTGGAACTGCTGCTCTCGGCCGGCGCTCCCATCCCGGAACCGCTGCTGTCCCGGGTACAGCAGCTGGTCCCGGCCGCCTCGCTGCACACGCCGTACGGGATGACCGAAGCGCTGCCCGTCACCGACATCAGCCTCCCCGGGATCCGCGCGGCCGGTGCCGGCAACGGCGTCTGCGTCGGCACCCCGGTGGTCGGGGCGCGCGTGGCCATCGCCGGGCTGGACGCCCTGGGCGTGCCCGGGGACGAGCCCTCCGCCGAACCGGGAACCACCGGCGAGATCCTGGTCAGCGCCCCGCACGTCAAGGACCGCTACGACCGCTTGTGGATCACGCAGGCCCACTCGGCCTCGCTGCCCGGGTGGCACCGCACGGGCGACGTCGGCCACCTCGATGCCGACGGCCGGCTCTGGGTTGAGGGCCGCCTCGCGCACGTTATCACCTCGTCCGGCGGCGTCATCACTCCAGTCGCCGCGGAACAAGCAGCGGAAACGCACGACGGCGTGCGGCTGGCCGCCGTCGTCGGCGTGGGTCCCGCGGGCGCCCAGGTTCCCGTGGCCGTCCTCGAAACCGTGCCCCGGGTGCGCCGGCCCGGCCCCGCCCCGCAGGAACTGACGCGGGCGGTCCGCTCCGCCGTGGCGCGGGCCACCGGCGTGGAGCTCACCGCCGTGCTGGTGCTGCCGGAACTGCCCACCGACATCCGGCACAACTCCAAGATCGACCGGGCGAAGCTGTCCGCCTGGGCGTCCCGGGCCCTGGCCGGCGGCAGGATCTCCGCGCCATGA